One segment of Vulpes lagopus strain Blue_001 chromosome 8, ASM1834538v1, whole genome shotgun sequence DNA contains the following:
- the C1QA gene encoding complement C1q subcomponent subunit A: MEAPWGWLALCVLATSLASAVTQDVCRALDGRDGAAGTPGRPGRPGLKGEQGEPGAPGMRTGIRGLKGDQGDPGPPGNPGNMGFPGPSGLMGLPGMPGRRGPKGNPGNIKDQPRPAFSAIRRNPPMGGNVVIFDTVITNQEGPYQNHSGRFICAVPGYYYFTFQVVSKWDICLSIVSSGRGQIRRSLGFCDTNSKGIFQVVSGGMALQLQQGDQVWIEKDPIKGRIYQGPEVDSIFSGFLIFPSL; the protein is encoded by the exons ATGGAGGCCCCCTGGGGCTGGCTGGCACTCTGCGTGCTGGCCACCTCCCTCGCATCTGCTGTGACCCAGGACGTGTGCCGAGCCCTAGACGGGAGGGATGGGGCTGCAGGGACACCCGGCCGACCCGGAAGGCCAGGCCTCAAGGGGGAGCAAGGGGAGCCAG GGGCTCCTGGCATGCGGACGGGCATCCGGGGCCTTAAAGGGGACCAGGGGGATCCTGGGCCCCCTGGAAACCCTGGCAACATGGGCTTCCCTGGGCCCAGCggcctcatggggctccctggcATGCCAGGACGGAGAGGCCCCAAGGGCAACCCCGGAAACATCAAGGACCAGCCGCGACCGGCCTTCTCAGCCATAAGGCGCAACCCACCCATGGGTGGCAACGTGGTCATCTTCGACACGGTCATCACCAACCAGGAGGGCCCGTACCAGAACCACTCGGGCCGGTTCATCTGCGCCGTGCCCGGCTACTACTACTTCACTTTCCAGGTGGTGTCCAAGTGGGACATCTGCCTGTCCATCGTGTCCTCCGGGAGGGGCCAGATCCGGCGCTCCCTGGGCTTCTGCGACACCAACAGCAAGGGGATCTTCCAGGTGGTGTCCGGGGGCATGGCTCTCCAGCTACAGCAGGGAGACCAGGTCTGGATTGAGAAAGACCCCATCAAGGGCCGCATTTACCAGGGTCCTGAGGTCGATAGCATCTTCAGTGGCTTCCTCATCTTCCCATCCCTCTGA